A window of Zonotrichia leucophrys gambelii isolate GWCS_2022_RI chromosome 6, RI_Zleu_2.0, whole genome shotgun sequence genomic DNA:
TCCTTTGGCATTCTCTTTGAGAAAGCAGAGATATTAACTGCCCAAGTGCATACAGTTTTTACTGCAAAGCATAACCAGGGCCTTCCTGTAGCTGATCAGTTGTTTTGTGAAAAAGTTCTGACCTTAATTTCAGACATAAGAGCCTGAATTAGAACTACTGGGAAGAtggaaaatataagaaaaagcCTTTGTCCTTGCTCAGGAAGTTAGTTCTTCCTTTGCTCTTTTTTGGCTTAAGGAAATTAGCTGGTGATTATtagttttcttttggtttggaTCTAGTGCATTTTTGTGTGATAAAGAATAGTGTGTATCTGAATCTGATCTTGAGAGAAGCAATTCTTGATTTGTTACTGGATGTTGACATGCAGTTATAGCTTGTAAGGGCATTTTGGCAGAGCTTATGTAACTTCTGACTTGAGAGAACTTTCCTCCTTGTAATTTGGCCTCTGTTTTAGATAATCCCTAAAATATCTCAGAATTCCTTTTACAAATACTTTTTAAGAAGGTGGTTCTTTTTTAGTTAGGACATCAACTTGGAATGAGCTTCTGTGGCAATTAGACTGTCGTGATCTGTGGCAAGCACATTTTCTCTCAGTTATATTTTATGTCATTCAAAAGTTTATCAATGTCCTGTTTCAAAGACCATCTGTCACTACTGTCTCTGCCAAAACTCTGTTCTTCTGATGATGatcatttttcttcaaaaatctAGCCTAAAACTTAATCAGTTATGCATTTATTCTTCTACCAGCTTTGCCCTTTATTGTTGTTCTCTGTCCCCACTATTACATTCAGTATCTCAGATTTGGTTTTACAGACTAAGACAAGCTTCCTTCTTTTATGACCAACATAGTAGCCctttctatatatattttttttaaacttgtttgtttttcattacaTTTCAATATGAATGTAAATAGTGTGGATGGGGTTTTACCAGTGCCTTGCATGACTGTATTAGAGTTTCCCTGTTTCTCTCATTTGAAACACTCTGGCAATAGTAAGTTATTCTGCTTTTTAGCCTTTGGCcaataatctttttttaaaatatttctgtagagATTACTGatccttttttcctccatgtATTTTGCTCCTAAGCTTTTCATACTTTCAGGTGCATTATGTGTAAGCTAAGTTCCTCAGTTCTACATTTGCTTGTTGAGATTTGCTTTCAAAcctgtattttattctttttctcctgttcctgcAATGGCTGAGGTTAGGTGCTTTACCTGCCATCAGTGTCTTTTTTTCTACATTCTGCAGAGTGAATCTCAGCCATCACAGGTTTGGAAGTAGTGAGCTAACAGCTGCTAGAGATCCAGCATGGAGAGGACATGTGTCTTGTCTGGACGGGTCTCTTGTTTTACAGGCATGACAGTAGAATTTGTAAATAGCaagcattatttattattactttgCTAGAAAAGcagaggtttgggtttttttttttttgtaaaaaaaaaaagttgtgctAGCTTTCTATTTTGCTTTCTGGACTATTAAAgactctttccttttttgacAGAGAAGCTCATTGGTGTGCACTGTACTAACGGAATTAATAGAACTGGCTATCTTATATGTAGGTAAGGCTGtatgaaagcagaaattattcttCACATAAAGTAGCATCCTTATATTGCTCTCTATTCCCTTTGGGACAATAACATAGTCATGCTTTTCTTCAGGTATCTTATAGATGTTGAAGGCTGGGATCCAGAGGCAGCAATTCAGGGTAGGTATATATTTTGAACTAAGGCACATGTCAGGTTGTACTTCACAATTACTAAAAACTCACAAATACAACAATTCTATTTTAGTATCTTTTCAGCAATTGCATGTGCTGACTTATATAGAAGATTTTATAGCCAACTGTTGATTCTATTCCAGGCAGGACTTGAGCAATAGCAGATTGACAGCATAGGGGGAGAATGTTTTAGCtgcttaaattttttatttttactttaaagaGTTTTCACTCATAGTTTGTTACCACTACTAGTTTCAGGGGTCTTTTTAAGAAATGCTGCAATGAAGCCAGcttgctgaaatatttaatacCAAGTAAGAATTATTTCAATTCAGCATCTCATGTGGAACAGAAACTTGCCTTTCACATTTTTGTGGCTCAGTTTGACCACATTTCATgagactgtatttttttcttttctctagcTTTTGGTGATGCCAGAGGTCACCGTATGGATGGCCTTGTGTATCTCACTGATCTCAGGACGCAGCCCATGCGAAGGTGAGCAAAAGCTTTTAGTTGTGTGCTGAAGATCTTCCAGTATGTCTCCTGGCATTTTTAACAGTTCATTTCCAGTCCTAAGCCAAACTTACTCCTCTCCTAAACCTCTAATATGAAACTACACATAGATGTTTTTTGTGTATTGTCAGATGAATAACATGAAGTGCAGTGTACTTTGTTCATCTTTCCAGTGTATATGGTTTGAAAGATTGTTTTTAATCTGACAGCTACTACTGAACATTGTTGTGCTTTTATCATACTGTGACAAGTGTATGATGTACTGAGTCTGTATTCTCTCAGAAGCTGAAAGGAGCCACTGCAAAGGTGTCTTTGTAAGCTCTGTGATCAGTCTGCTGTTGTTGGCACTGTAGAACAagatattacaaaaaaaaaaaagtagaacagttttaagaataaaaaatataggAAAGTGGAACATTGTTCTTGTCCCCTCTTTTCACAGTAGTTGTATTTCTGGTGTTTCAGAACATTATGTTTATCATCGTCTCCTAAGAGCAGCcaacttttaatgtcttcttaAAGTATTTGTGCCAATGATGCCTTGTAGCagtaaatgaattttaaaattattacctGAGTGATTTGCTTCTTTTCCAATTAATTGAAGGTCCTTTGTTTTGCTCTTATTGTTGTTTCATAGTCTGTGCAAGATTCAGTTGGAGTCatgtcagatttttaaaataaatttacaagATTAATATTTTCAGAGGTATCTGGAGATTTTACTTAACATAAAATTTCTGTCATTCAGAATGAAGAATTTTATGGGAGtgggttttttctctgtcaGTAGTACGCTTTAAAAAGGAAGCTtatgtgagatttttttttcccccttagtAACCTTGGAATGGATGTATGGGATGCAGATGAAGATATTATCCCACCACCACATGCAATGGAAGGATCTGTAGAGCGGTTCCCAAATGAAGATTTTCACGGGTAATGGGCTGAAAAATggaattcaaaacaaaacaaaaaaacaaccaaccaaaaccaaccaaccaaacaaaaaaaaaagacaaaaaaccacaaaagaattGTTTCTTATTGAAAATACCATAGATACTCGAAAGAGATTTTATTAATATAGCCTGTCCATGTAAAATGTATTTACAGAATTTGACAAAACAGCAACAAGATACGGGTAAGAAAGGGAATGTATGCTATTAGAAGTCTGTAAGTAATTAGTTCACTtaggaaaatgcagttttactTAGCCTGTCATTCTTCATTGTTCTACAATAAtctgcagttatttttaattaattttgaatcACTGGTTTTGCCTGTTTAACAAGTACTGTAGAGTTAAAACTGAATGTTTGTCACAGCTTCTGCTTTAACACTGAAGGTTTTATAATCTTACATACAGTTTGgattattaataattttgatACCTTAATATTTGATTAAGGTCTTCCATATAAATTCTTGGTTAAAAATGAATTGTTTTCATTAATGACTTGTAGCACTTTTAAGTATGATATTCAATGCTTCTTAACAGGCCTGGGAAAAGATTAAGAATTTATGATGACCACTCTCACAATGATTTGCAAGGACAGATGCAGCTGCGAGATTTTGACTTCGTTAATAAGGGGCCTGGCCAAAGACGAAGGCCATTTCATGACCATCAAACTCAGGATGAATTAAGAGCATCAGTGCAGATGAGAAATTGGGACTACAACAGGGGACCAGAACAAAGAGCCTTTACTGATCACCAGTTTTATGATGATTATCAAGAAGACACGCAGCTGAAGGACCTGGACTTCAGCAGCAAGGGACATGGACAGAGTTTGAGACCTTTTCATGGGCACCAGTTCCATGATGATTTGCAAGCAGACAGGCAGTCTTTTGACTTCAACAGAGGAcgggagcagaggcagagatcCTTTTCTGACCATCCATCTCCTAATGATTTCCAGGAAGACAGGCAGTCAAAGGATTTTGATTTCGGTGGCAGGGGCCGTGGCCAGAGGCGAAAACTGTTCCGTGACCACCAATCTCATGATGAATTTCAGACTCAAATGCAGTTAAAAGAATTGGATTCTGCCAGTAGAGGTCCTGGCCAAAGACTAAGATCCTTCCATGACTACGAGTCACATGATGGCTTGCAGTCACAGATGCAATTGGGAGATTTTGAATTTGTTAAGAGGGGTCGTGGGCAGAGGTCGAGACCTTTCAATGATCACCAGCCTCGTAATGACTTAAAAACAGAGATGCAGCTGAAAGATTATGATAATAAAGGTCCTGGACAAAGGTGCAGACCTTTTCATGACCCTCAGCCTTATGATGGCTTACAGGAACAGACTCAATCAAAAGATTTTGATTATGGTAATAAAGGGCACGGACAAAGGCCAAGACCTTTTCATGATCATCCAGGCCACAATGACTTGCCACGTGAATGGTGTTCAGACAGGTAAAGCATCCTTGAGCTGTACGAACAGAAATGGAGAATAAAAGTGTAAACCTCAGCAGTTTTAACttaaatgaagtaatttttaaaataattttttaaaaaatcaatcatCCTTTTTCTATATAAATGATCAGTTCATTAACTTTTCTTGTTTTGACTTACTTGACTTAGGGTTTGATACAAGCTGGAGTGTTGCAGCTTCAAAAGCCAGTGTTTCCTTGATTAGAAGGTTGTGCGTCTTTAAAATTTGtgtttcctttgccttttcGTCAGCTTGAAACAAAACTCTTGTCCCACTTTGTTTTGTACAGAAACTTATGCTTAAAAAGAAGTCCTTTGGGCAAAAGAGGatatgaaattttatttatgccTTCAGCCAAACACAGATAAACAGGAGTGCTACAAGGAAGTTTGATTTGCCTTTGTTTATCCCATGAGTTAATAATTTGTTAGAAATCTGCTTCAGAACTTGCATTATATTCTCACAGATACATACATCACTTACTAATAAACCTATAGGGTTCTGAcatatttcaaaatacttttaataTTGCAGAATGTGTTTCAGATTCATTAGACTAGTTAAATTTGTTTCATTGTACAGCTAAAACAGAGAAGGTTATTACAGTGAAGCATATGATTTTGAGGTATTAAATTAATACagttatttcaatttttattaagtaatctattttaaaagaagaaatattttatt
This region includes:
- the LOC135449326 gene encoding uncharacterized protein LOC135449326 isoform X2, with the translated sequence MKALNVELGLIIDLTYTTRYYEVKDLPKSVQYKKLYTVGLEVPDNATILQFKKWVRKFLWENAGNEKLIGVHCTNGINRTGYLICRYLIDVEGWDPEAAIQAFGDARGHRMDGLVYLTDLRTQPMRSNLGMDVWDADEDIIPPPHAMEGSVERFPNEDFHGPGKRLRIYDDHSHNDLQGQMQLRDFDFVNKGPGQRRRPFHDHQTQDELRASVQMRNWDYNRGPEQRAFTDHQFYDDYQEDTQLKDLDFSSKGHGQSLRPFHGHQFHDDLQADRQSFDFNRGREQRQRSFSDHPSPNDFQEDRQSKDFDFGGRGRGQRRKLFRDHQSHDEFQTQMQLKELDSASRGPGQRLRSFHDYESHDGLQSQMQLGDFEFVKRGRGQRSRPFNDHQPRNDLKTEMQLKDYDNKGPGQRCRPFHDPQPYDGLQEQTQSKDFDYGNKGHGQRPRPFHDHPGHNDLPREWCSDRNQSFPSHENVPEPHFSSSPSLHRDYGSDNDDFNRNYSNRPHCPEDNRRVHPSEEFHRGKNRFAPYSSRTMHPSSSIHQEDSSVDYERKHFQGETTRSMEQNKRLPVVTVDYNYGLPLDYGPEEDERSHYDLPPRDHYNWN
- the LOC135449326 gene encoding uncharacterized protein LOC135449326 isoform X1, encoding MVKKNTIPDGWRSLTPVGQPIPGTRFIAFKVPLKGAINQRLTPTQKFTPKDLIAAMKALNVELGLIIDLTYTTRYYEVKDLPKSVQYKKLYTVGLEVPDNATILQFKKWVRKFLWENAGNEKLIGVHCTNGINRTGYLICRYLIDVEGWDPEAAIQAFGDARGHRMDGLVYLTDLRTQPMRSNLGMDVWDADEDIIPPPHAMEGSVERFPNEDFHGPGKRLRIYDDHSHNDLQGQMQLRDFDFVNKGPGQRRRPFHDHQTQDELRASVQMRNWDYNRGPEQRAFTDHQFYDDYQEDTQLKDLDFSSKGHGQSLRPFHGHQFHDDLQADRQSFDFNRGREQRQRSFSDHPSPNDFQEDRQSKDFDFGGRGRGQRRKLFRDHQSHDEFQTQMQLKELDSASRGPGQRLRSFHDYESHDGLQSQMQLGDFEFVKRGRGQRSRPFNDHQPRNDLKTEMQLKDYDNKGPGQRCRPFHDPQPYDGLQEQTQSKDFDYGNKGHGQRPRPFHDHPGHNDLPREWCSDRNQSFPSHENVPEPHFSSSPSLHRDYGSDNDDFNRNYSNRPHCPEDNRRVHPSEEFHRGKNRFAPYSSRTMHPSSSIHQEDSSVDYERKHFQGETTRSMEQNKRLPVVTVDYNYGLPLDYGPEEDERSHYDLPPRDHYNWN